One region of Hydrogenobaculum sp. Y04AAS1 genomic DNA includes:
- a CDS encoding bis-aminopropyl spermidine synthase family protein has translation MSTANKLVELAEKAKEKGGVKLYKKNIEMVLSGLLITGNFWSIVDYADLPVPAAAGIVNTLLEEGYVFVDQNQDVRLTQKGYDLIKEYNIHPRKEHKCQACEGRGIPFYLDIELYRAFLQETKNRPKAIQDYDQGSVTPETTVSRVLFIDSRGDLQGKDIVVMGAEDDLTGLAIALSRKANSVTIIDIDKRSIDFDNEIFERHGIKNAKAFVWDLRKPLPEEMLGKFDVFITDPPETIAAFSAFIKRGISLLKDEGAVGYFGLTLRDSSIYRWREFQKILTGEIGVAITDIIQDFNNYITWDYHKDTKAYELAPVKKDPEGIWYRSAWYRIEALPGFSRWNGVISDEDLYLDEEGSTT, from the coding sequence TTGAGTACTGCAAACAAGCTTGTAGAATTGGCAGAGAAAGCCAAAGAGAAAGGTGGAGTAAAGTTGTATAAGAAAAATATAGAAATGGTGTTGTCTGGGCTTTTGATAACGGGAAACTTTTGGAGCATAGTAGATTATGCAGATTTACCGGTACCAGCAGCCGCAGGCATTGTAAACACGCTTTTAGAAGAAGGGTATGTGTTTGTGGACCAAAATCAAGATGTGAGGCTTACTCAAAAAGGGTATGATCTTATCAAAGAATATAATATACATCCAAGAAAAGAACATAAATGTCAGGCTTGTGAAGGTAGAGGTATACCATTTTATTTAGATATAGAACTTTATAGAGCATTTTTACAAGAGACAAAGAATAGACCAAAGGCTATACAGGACTATGACCAAGGTTCAGTAACCCCAGAAACTACAGTTAGTAGAGTGCTGTTTATAGATTCAAGAGGGGATTTGCAGGGTAAAGATATAGTTGTGATGGGAGCAGAGGATGATTTGACAGGATTGGCGATAGCTCTGTCAAGAAAGGCAAACTCTGTTACTATAATAGATATAGATAAGCGCTCTATAGATTTTGACAACGAGATATTTGAAAGGCATGGCATAAAAAATGCAAAAGCGTTTGTATGGGACTTGAGAAAGCCTCTTCCAGAGGAAATGCTTGGTAAATTTGACGTATTTATCACAGATCCACCAGAAACGATAGCGGCCTTTAGCGCTTTTATAAAAAGAGGTATTTCGCTTTTAAAAGATGAGGGAGCTGTGGGTTATTTTGGACTGACGCTAAGGGACTCTTCTATATACAGATGGAGAGAATTTCAAAAAATACTTACTGGAGAAATAGGGGTGGCGATAACGGATATAATTCAAGATTTTAACAACTATATTACGTGGGATTATCATAAAGATACAAAAGCTTACGAATTGGCACCGGTAAAAAAAGACCCGGAAGGCATATGGTATCGCTCCGCTTGGTATAGAATAGAGGCACTTCCTGGTTTTTCAAGATGGAACGGTGTTATATCCGATGAAGACTTATACTTAGATGAAGAAGGATCCACTACGTAA
- the uvrB gene encoding excinuclease ABC subunit UvrB translates to MSFFQLKKHLKPAGDQPKAIDKLLSNFEAGAKAQVLLGATGTGKTFTIANIIAKYKKPTLVLAHNKTLAAQLYREFKELFPNNAVEYFISYYDYYQPEAYIPEKDLYIEKDSSINDILDKYRHSATKSVIERADTIVVASVSCIYGLGSPEHYVNMRIQLLKGQKLDPLKLSRQLVEIGYERNDFSFKRGTFSVRGGDSIEIVPSHADDIVIRIEFWDNEIDSIKELDLLNRHVIREIDYTVLFPATHYVAPKPALMEAIEKIEKDLKARVEYFKSQGKEIEAQRLWQRTMYDIEMIKEIGHCKGIENYSRYFDGRKEGEPPFTLLDYMPEDFLLIVDESHVTIPQVRGMYNGDISRKQKLVDYGWRLPAALDNRPLKFDEFLRKINKVIFVSATPGDWEIEFSKGVIVEQIVRPTGLLDPEIEVRPTTNQLEDLIKEILKVKARNERAIVLTTTKRLSEDVANYLIERRIKARYLHSDLDAIERAKAIKELREGSIDVIVGVNLLREGIDMPEVSLVAILEADKEGFLRSTTSLIQTIGRVARNINGKAMLYADRITESMKKAIDETNRRREIQKRYNEEHGIIPKSIVKPVKELLSIEDLDYVKVPDSIPKDIKTEKDLVERLNKLEKMMWEASKKWEFEKAAKIRDEINELKKVAGLF, encoded by the coding sequence ATGAGTTTTTTCCAATTAAAAAAACATTTAAAACCAGCCGGAGACCAGCCAAAAGCTATTGATAAGCTGTTATCCAATTTTGAAGCCGGCGCAAAAGCCCAAGTGCTTCTTGGTGCTACAGGTACTGGTAAAACTTTCACCATAGCAAACATTATAGCCAAATACAAAAAACCAACACTTGTATTGGCCCACAATAAAACGTTGGCAGCACAGCTTTACAGAGAGTTCAAAGAACTTTTTCCAAACAACGCTGTAGAGTATTTTATATCTTACTATGATTACTATCAACCTGAGGCTTATATACCAGAAAAAGACCTTTACATAGAAAAAGATTCTTCCATAAACGACATACTTGATAAATACCGTCACAGCGCCACAAAATCTGTAATCGAAAGAGCCGATACGATAGTGGTAGCCTCGGTATCCTGTATATACGGCCTTGGTTCTCCAGAACATTATGTAAATATGCGTATTCAGCTTTTAAAAGGACAAAAACTAGATCCTTTAAAATTATCACGTCAATTGGTAGAGATAGGCTATGAGAGAAACGATTTCTCTTTCAAAAGAGGAACTTTCTCTGTAAGAGGTGGGGATTCCATCGAAATAGTGCCTTCTCATGCTGATGACATTGTTATACGCATAGAGTTTTGGGACAATGAAATAGATTCAATAAAAGAGCTCGATTTACTAAATAGACATGTTATAAGAGAAATAGATTATACTGTTTTATTTCCAGCCACACACTATGTAGCCCCAAAACCAGCCCTTATGGAAGCTATAGAAAAGATAGAAAAAGACTTAAAAGCAAGAGTTGAATACTTTAAATCTCAAGGCAAAGAAATAGAGGCTCAAAGACTATGGCAAAGGACTATGTACGATATAGAGATGATAAAAGAAATTGGCCATTGCAAAGGTATAGAAAATTATTCTAGATATTTTGACGGCAGAAAAGAAGGGGAGCCTCCTTTTACACTGCTCGATTATATGCCAGAGGACTTTTTACTCATAGTGGATGAATCTCATGTCACCATACCGCAAGTAAGAGGTATGTACAACGGAGACATATCCAGAAAACAAAAGTTAGTGGACTATGGATGGAGATTACCCGCCGCTCTAGACAACAGGCCCCTTAAGTTTGATGAGTTTTTAAGAAAAATCAATAAAGTTATATTTGTATCAGCTACACCAGGAGATTGGGAAATAGAGTTTTCAAAAGGAGTCATAGTAGAGCAAATAGTAAGACCCACCGGTCTTTTGGATCCAGAGATAGAAGTAAGACCAACTACAAATCAGTTGGAAGATTTGATAAAAGAGATTTTAAAAGTAAAAGCCAGAAACGAGAGAGCTATAGTTTTAACCACCACAAAAAGATTATCAGAAGATGTAGCGAATTATCTCATAGAAAGGCGGATAAAAGCAAGATATCTTCACTCTGATTTAGATGCTATAGAAAGGGCAAAGGCTATAAAAGAGCTCAGAGAAGGCTCAATAGACGTTATTGTTGGTGTGAACTTGCTAAGAGAAGGTATAGATATGCCTGAAGTTTCTTTGGTGGCTATATTAGAAGCTGATAAAGAAGGGTTTTTAAGAAGCACCACTTCACTTATACAAACTATAGGAAGGGTGGCAAGAAACATAAATGGCAAAGCTATGCTTTACGCTGACCGCATCACAGAATCTATGAAAAAAGCCATAGATGAAACAAACAGAAGAAGAGAAATACAAAAACGCTACAACGAAGAGCACGGCATAATACCAAAATCCATTGTAAAACCTGTTAAAGAGCTTTTAAGCATAGAAGACTTAGACTATGTGAAAGTACCAGATTCTATACCAAAAGATATTAAGACAGAAAAGGACTTGGTAGAACGTTTAAATAAACTTGAGAAGATGATGTGGGAAGCTTCTAAAAAATGGGAATTTGAAAAGGCTGCAAAAATAAGAGATGAGATAAACGAACTTAAAAAAGTGGCTGGCTTGTTTTAG
- a CDS encoding HAD-IIIA family hydrolase: MNIKLFLSDIDGVLTDGKLYYTKNGEEIKAFNVLDGLGIKLLQSANIKFGVISGRHSEALINRLKELKIDIIYTGNHNKLDIYNKIKKDFALKDEEICYMGDDVVDIPILKRVGLSFAPSNAHDYVKGFCKYITKRQGGDGALREAIEHVLELTGQLTNILESFDV, translated from the coding sequence ATGAATATAAAACTGTTTTTGTCTGATATAGACGGAGTTTTAACGGATGGAAAGCTTTACTACACAAAAAATGGAGAGGAGATAAAGGCTTTTAACGTATTGGACGGACTTGGCATAAAACTTCTTCAAAGCGCAAACATAAAATTTGGTGTCATATCTGGAAGGCATTCTGAAGCATTGATAAACAGGTTAAAAGAGTTAAAGATAGACATAATATACACTGGAAATCACAACAAGCTTGATATTTACAACAAGATAAAAAAAGATTTTGCTTTAAAAGATGAAGAAATTTGTTATATGGGAGACGATGTAGTAGATATTCCCATTTTAAAAAGAGTAGGTTTAAGCTTTGCCCCCTCAAACGCCCATGATTACGTAAAAGGCTTTTGTAAATATATAACAAAAAGACAAGGTGGCGATGGTGCTTTGCGAGAAGCCATAGAGCATGTTCTTGAGCTAACCGGACAGCTAACTAACATACTAGAATCTTTTGATGTTTAA
- a CDS encoding hydroxyacid dehydrogenase, translating to MKIAFCELESWEMPYIENFVEENNLELVCFSNETIDKVEIPDDIEILSVFIYSKISKDVIDSLPDLKLIATRSTGFDHIDVAYANSKGITVCNVPSYGEESVSEYAIMLMLALARKLRETIDNVEKGVYKTSNLRGIELAGKTLGVIGTGRIGARTALLARCFGMDVVCYDARQNQILIDAGIKYLDFNELLSVSDFITLHVPYLPSTHHLINMDNIKLFKKGSFLINTSRGKVVETESVIYGLKQKILAGAAIDTFESEEVVMEEHLLWNENLSAETLKKALEINYLLKHPNVIITPHNAYNTKEGLQRILNTTFENIQSFLKNQAKNVVK from the coding sequence ATGAAAATAGCTTTTTGTGAACTAGAGAGTTGGGAAATGCCTTACATAGAAAATTTTGTAGAAGAAAACAATTTGGAGCTTGTATGCTTTTCAAATGAAACGATAGATAAAGTAGAAATTCCCGATGATATAGAAATACTTAGCGTTTTCATATATTCTAAAATCAGCAAAGACGTGATAGATAGCCTACCTGATTTAAAGCTTATAGCTACTAGGTCTACTGGTTTTGACCATATAGATGTAGCTTATGCAAATTCCAAAGGAATAACAGTATGCAATGTACCGTCCTATGGTGAAGAAAGCGTATCTGAATACGCTATAATGCTTATGTTAGCTTTAGCAAGAAAACTAAGAGAAACTATAGATAACGTAGAAAAGGGCGTATACAAAACATCGAATTTAAGGGGTATTGAACTCGCTGGCAAAACTTTAGGTGTAATTGGCACTGGTAGGATAGGCGCAAGAACAGCCCTTTTGGCAAGGTGTTTTGGCATGGACGTTGTTTGCTACGATGCAAGGCAAAACCAAATACTTATAGATGCAGGTATAAAGTATTTAGATTTTAACGAGCTTTTATCTGTTTCAGATTTTATCACATTACACGTGCCTTATTTGCCATCAACACATCACCTTATAAATATGGACAATATAAAACTTTTCAAAAAAGGAAGTTTTCTTATAAACACATCAAGAGGTAAAGTAGTAGAAACCGAAAGCGTAATATATGGCTTAAAGCAAAAGATATTGGCTGGAGCTGCCATAGACACTTTTGAATCAGAAGAGGTGGTGATGGAAGAACATCTTTTGTGGAATGAAAACCTGTCTGCAGAAACTCTCAAAAAAGCCTTAGAGATAAATTACCTCCTCAAACATCCAAACGTTATTATAACACCACACAACGCTTACAATACAAAAGAAGGGCTTCAGAGGATATTGAACACTACCTTTGAAAATATACAATCCTTTTTGAAAAATCAGGCTAAGAACGTTGTTAAATAG
- a CDS encoding MlaD family protein, protein MKSKYFKLGLFLLLSAIAFAFMAISFSSIRYFFEKSNTYEALLDNVHGLSVGAEVRVNGVKAGRVEKISFRNGKVLVVFSVKKDIPIYKDAEVSIGTLGLMGDKYVSVEEGHSIYGELPPNSMIENIGVSSDTESLIKNLNNTAKNFSVVASNLASIISQNRDQIQGIIQNLDSLTKNLNTMVAQNQDALRQTISNLDMLTYQLNLTLPQTIADIDRTAKNLAQITGQNKEDIRTLVENLKVLSSTLKDQTPVLMANLNTLSQNLNNLVVENQNGVHTSIKNFAELSKSLKQSSDELNQILAKINTGQGTLGKLVNDKSLYANANDALSTFSHFGKIVNRSNLYIGGRFELFRAGQSKGILSLKFQPNNHEYYLFEIVGNSMGRVTTQYINNNPQTIYEYKPEYTLQYARIFKDPFFRPGKSYFVVRGGLKESTGAVGFDYIYNNRLTFTSDLWNFGRKDYPNMPNLKPDLQIGATYQVFGPLFVRGGITDILNSQLTGGFIGAGLMFTDNDLKYLLGAVKIP, encoded by the coding sequence GTGAAGTCGAAGTATTTTAAGCTAGGTCTTTTTCTTCTTTTAAGCGCTATAGCTTTTGCTTTCATGGCAATAAGTTTTAGCAGTATAAGATATTTTTTTGAAAAATCTAACACATACGAGGCGCTGCTTGACAATGTACATGGTTTAAGCGTTGGAGCAGAAGTAAGAGTAAACGGTGTAAAAGCGGGTAGAGTTGAAAAGATTAGCTTTAGAAACGGTAAAGTTTTGGTGGTTTTTTCTGTAAAAAAAGATATTCCTATATATAAAGATGCCGAGGTGTCTATAGGTACTCTTGGGCTCATGGGAGATAAATACGTATCTGTAGAAGAAGGGCATTCTATATACGGCGAACTTCCGCCAAACAGTATGATAGAAAACATAGGTGTTTCATCAGATACGGAATCTCTCATCAAAAATCTAAACAACACCGCTAAGAACTTTTCTGTAGTAGCCTCCAATTTAGCTAGTATAATATCTCAAAATAGGGATCAAATCCAAGGGATTATTCAAAACCTTGATTCTCTTACCAAAAACCTAAATACTATGGTAGCCCAAAATCAAGACGCTCTTAGACAAACTATCTCTAACTTAGACATGCTTACTTACCAACTAAACCTTACTCTACCTCAAACTATAGCCGATATAGATAGAACCGCAAAGAATTTAGCTCAAATAACTGGGCAAAACAAAGAAGATATAAGGACTCTTGTTGAAAATTTAAAAGTCCTTTCTTCTACCTTAAAAGATCAAACTCCTGTTTTGATGGCAAATTTAAATACGCTTTCTCAGAATCTGAATAACTTGGTAGTGGAAAATCAAAACGGTGTGCATACATCTATTAAAAATTTTGCTGAACTTTCTAAAAGCCTAAAACAAAGCTCCGATGAGCTAAACCAAATACTGGCAAAAATAAATACTGGCCAAGGCACATTGGGTAAGCTAGTAAATGATAAAAGTTTATACGCAAATGCAAACGACGCTCTTTCTACATTCTCACATTTTGGCAAAATTGTCAACAGGTCAAACCTTTATATAGGTGGTAGATTTGAACTATTTAGAGCTGGTCAATCAAAAGGTATACTGTCTTTAAAATTTCAACCCAACAACCACGAGTACTATCTTTTTGAAATCGTTGGTAACTCAATGGGTAGAGTTACAACTCAATACATAAACAACAACCCCCAAACCATATATGAGTATAAGCCAGAATATACGTTGCAATACGCCAGAATTTTTAAAGATCCGTTCTTTAGGCCAGGAAAATCTTACTTTGTTGTAAGAGGTGGTTTGAAAGAATCTACTGGAGCGGTAGGATTTGACTATATATACAACAACAGACTTACATTCACTTCAGATTTGTGGAATTTTGGTAGAAAAGATTATCCTAATATGCCAAACCTAAAACCAGATTTACAAATAGGTGCTACATATCAAGTTTTTGGCCCACTTTTTGTAAGGGGTGGTATAACAGATATACTAAACAGTCAACTTACAGGTGGTTTTATAGGAGCTGGGCTCATGTTTACGGACAACGATTTGAAATATTTGCTTGGAGCAGTAAAAATACCTTAA
- a CDS encoding thioesterase family protein, producing MFGKKATYTRKVNFYETDAQGVVHHSNYFRYFEEARGFLLENLGYPYYKMHNEGFFVVLVEANIRIKRSILYQDVFDIETSMNIKNEFSLYFDYKVYVDDKLCAIGNTKHCIVKDGKLTKIPDFLIRIVND from the coding sequence ATGTTTGGAAAAAAAGCAACCTACACAAGAAAAGTAAACTTTTATGAAACCGATGCCCAAGGCGTAGTGCATCATTCAAACTATTTTAGGTATTTTGAAGAGGCTAGAGGTTTTTTGTTAGAAAATCTTGGATACCCTTACTACAAGATGCATAACGAAGGATTTTTTGTGGTTTTAGTAGAAGCAAACATAAGAATAAAACGTTCTATTCTTTATCAAGATGTTTTTGACATAGAAACATCAATGAATATAAAGAACGAATTTAGTCTTTACTTTGATTATAAAGTGTATGTGGATGATAAACTTTGTGCGATAGGAAATACAAAACATTGCATAGTAAAAGACGGCAAACTCACAAAAATACCAGATTTTTTAATAAGGATTGTAAATGATTGA
- a CDS encoding Fur family transcriptional regulator: protein MNTKKLKEEFRAFLKKHNYKITKNRLDLIDVIANYKKHFEIEELVNYIQNTQKLASRATIYRTVKLLMDFGIIKEIIKQNNKTIYEFCTQEGHHDHLVCVSCGRIIEFFNEDIENLQEEICLKHNFLPTYHRLEIFGLCEQCLEKKQPTQEK, encoded by the coding sequence ATGAATACAAAAAAGTTAAAGGAAGAGTTTAGGGCTTTTCTAAAAAAACATAACTACAAAATAACGAAAAATAGGCTAGATTTGATAGATGTTATAGCAAATTACAAAAAGCACTTTGAAATAGAAGAACTTGTAAACTACATCCAAAATACACAAAAATTGGCCTCTAGAGCTACAATATATAGAACTGTAAAACTTTTAATGGATTTTGGTATAATAAAAGAAATAATAAAACAAAACAACAAGACGATATACGAATTTTGCACTCAAGAAGGTCATCACGATCATCTCGTATGTGTTTCTTGCGGGCGTATCATAGAATTTTTCAACGAAGACATAGAAAATTTACAAGAAGAGATTTGTCTAAAGCACAACTTTTTACCTACTTATCATAGGCTTGAAATATTTGGATTGTGCGAGCAATGTTTGGAAAAAAAGCAACCTACACAAGAAAAGTAA
- the rdgB gene encoding RdgB/HAM1 family non-canonical purine NTP pyrophosphatase, with the protein MKLMICTSNKKKFEEISSILESLKKDENLDLEFVKPPKEIEVEEYANTFLSNAYLKAKAYYNAFGIPALADDSGLVVEAFSDNLERPGVYSARFYKDSFGSHVLKEEDFKLSKDELNNLKVLRLLEKEENRKAKFVSVVAIVLSNNYGIFGEGELKGHIAKEPFGNFGFGYDPIFIPEGYNTTLANIENKDKISHRRQALEAVFFMLKKML; encoded by the coding sequence ATGAAGTTAATGATTTGTACATCAAACAAAAAAAAGTTTGAAGAAATAAGCTCAATCTTAGAATCTCTAAAAAAAGATGAAAATCTAGATTTAGAATTTGTAAAACCACCTAAAGAGATAGAGGTAGAAGAATATGCAAATACATTTTTATCAAACGCTTATCTGAAAGCCAAAGCCTATTACAATGCGTTTGGTATACCAGCCTTAGCAGATGACTCTGGACTCGTGGTAGAGGCTTTCAGTGATAATTTAGAAAGGCCCGGTGTTTATTCCGCAAGATTTTACAAAGATAGTTTTGGATCTCATGTCCTAAAAGAAGAAGATTTTAAGCTTTCAAAAGATGAGCTAAACAATCTCAAAGTTTTAAGGCTTTTAGAAAAAGAAGAAAATAGAAAAGCAAAATTTGTAAGCGTTGTTGCAATAGTTTTATCAAACAACTACGGCATATTTGGAGAAGGGGAGCTAAAAGGACATATAGCAAAAGAACCTTTTGGAAATTTTGGCTTTGGTTATGATCCTATATTTATACCAGAAGGATATAACACCACATTGGCAAACATAGAAAACAAAGACAAAATATCTCACAGAAGACAAGCGTTAGAAGCTGTATTTTTTATGTTAAAAAAAATGTTATAA
- a CDS encoding FAD-dependent oxidoreductase: protein MNKQLVIIGGGPAGVAASIYAARKKMDFVLVTKDIGGQILTSGDIENYMGFKNIDGINFVQRLIEQLEYLEVYPLYAEVIDFRALKEHDFSISLSNELTIKAENVLICTGADHKKLGVKGEQEGIGKGVSYCYTCDAPFYKNKKVIVVGGGNSGFEAAEQLTNYASSITIIEYTDRFKADESLQNKVLKNEKVKALTNHRVLEIYVDKNIGVTGVKLEDMKNGKTYDFETEGVFVEIGTKPNTELFINTGIKLNKWGEIIIDQNNRTSLLGVYAAGDCTNIFAKQIITAAGEGAKALLSIYHDITYGVSSSI from the coding sequence GTGAATAAACAGCTTGTGATAATAGGTGGAGGACCAGCTGGTGTTGCAGCTTCCATATACGCAGCTAGAAAGAAGATGGATTTTGTGCTTGTTACAAAGGACATAGGTGGTCAGATATTGACCTCCGGAGATATAGAAAATTATATGGGCTTTAAAAATATAGACGGTATTAATTTTGTGCAAAGACTTATAGAACAACTTGAATATTTGGAAGTATATCCTCTGTACGCTGAGGTAATTGATTTTAGAGCTTTAAAAGAACATGATTTTTCTATATCTTTATCAAATGAACTCACAATAAAAGCTGAAAACGTTTTAATATGCACCGGCGCTGATCATAAAAAGCTTGGTGTAAAAGGTGAGCAAGAGGGGATAGGCAAAGGTGTATCTTATTGTTATACCTGTGATGCACCTTTTTACAAAAATAAAAAAGTTATAGTAGTGGGCGGTGGTAATTCTGGATTTGAGGCGGCAGAACAACTTACAAATTACGCATCTTCTATAACAATAATTGAATATACAGATAGATTCAAAGCTGACGAAAGCCTTCAAAATAAAGTTTTAAAAAACGAGAAGGTAAAAGCCCTAACAAACCATAGAGTGCTTGAGATATACGTAGATAAAAATATAGGCGTAACAGGTGTTAAATTAGAGGATATGAAAAATGGCAAAACATACGATTTTGAAACTGAAGGTGTTTTTGTAGAAATCGGTACAAAGCCAAACACCGAGCTTTTCATAAATACTGGCATAAAGCTGAATAAATGGGGTGAGATAATCATAGATCAAAACAATAGGACGTCTTTGCTTGGGGTTTATGCGGCTGGGGATTGCACCAACATATTTGCAAAACAGATAATAACTGCTGCCGGCGAAGGAGCAAAGGCTCTTCTTAGTATTTATCACGATATTACATATGGTGTAAGTTCGTCGATATGA
- a CDS encoding EAL domain-containing protein — protein sequence MSKERLPLSLLALYKETFISSVGCLEEIGRKLVAYSERENKHLSLLILDIDRLRDINKKFGYEKGNEVLLTLAESMEESLRKSDVAGKYEGGSFLVILPNTDVSGAIKVEERIRNTFNNKIREKDFKDENITFSVAIASFPEHGDTFDEMLNNAFACLKKESTVDLSHTKEAPSIYNSNKVVICNLMKKNKFNIGISDLVKAMEDKRLFPVFQKIIDYKTKKIYGYEVLMRLISESGEIIPAYVFIDIVYSSNIIYAFEEYVIDLAIKKIKNLDIKTKLFINMPLRIVNIFKKNKKRMKHLLEDMVNSQDVIFEISERKEREPLESIGYLVNELKALGFGIALDDFGTENSSFQKLNIIRPDIVKLDRFFLREGKDMISWVAEGLKSSGYKILIEGVETEKDVKLIDKLQPDFVQGFYYGKPIGEI from the coding sequence ATGAGCAAAGAAAGGCTACCTTTAAGTTTATTGGCGCTTTACAAGGAAACCTTTATAAGCTCTGTTGGATGTCTGGAGGAGATAGGTAGAAAATTAGTAGCCTACAGCGAAAGGGAAAACAAACATCTTTCTTTGTTGATTTTAGACATAGATAGGCTAAGAGACATAAACAAGAAGTTTGGCTATGAAAAAGGTAACGAAGTGCTTTTAACATTGGCAGAAAGTATGGAAGAAAGTTTAAGAAAAAGCGATGTAGCCGGAAAATACGAAGGTGGTAGTTTTCTTGTCATACTGCCAAACACAGATGTATCAGGAGCCATTAAAGTGGAAGAAAGGATAAGAAACACTTTTAACAACAAGATAAGAGAAAAAGATTTTAAAGATGAAAACATTACGTTTAGCGTAGCAATAGCCTCTTTTCCCGAACACGGCGACACTTTTGATGAGATGCTAAATAACGCTTTTGCCTGCCTAAAAAAAGAATCTACCGTTGATTTATCACATACCAAAGAAGCACCAAGCATTTACAATTCAAATAAGGTTGTAATATGTAATTTGATGAAAAAAAACAAATTTAACATAGGTATATCCGACTTAGTAAAAGCTATGGAAGATAAAAGACTGTTTCCTGTTTTTCAGAAAATAATAGACTATAAAACAAAAAAGATATACGGTTATGAAGTACTCATGAGGCTCATTTCAGAAAGCGGGGAGATAATACCAGCTTATGTATTTATAGATATTGTTTACTCTTCAAATATTATATACGCCTTTGAAGAATACGTCATAGACTTAGCCATAAAGAAGATAAAAAATTTAGACATAAAAACAAAGCTTTTCATAAACATGCCACTTAGAATTGTAAACATTTTTAAGAAGAACAAAAAACGTATGAAACATCTTTTAGAAGATATGGTAAATTCTCAAGATGTAATCTTTGAAATATCTGAAAGAAAAGAAAGAGAGCCCTTAGAATCCATAGGATATTTGGTAAACGAGTTGAAAGCTCTTGGCTTTGGTATAGCCTTAGACGACTTTGGCACAGAAAATTCATCGTTTCAGAAGTTAAATATAATAAGACCAGACATAGTAAAGTTAGATAGGTTTTTTTTAAGAGAGGGTAAAGATATGATATCTTGGGTAGCTGAAGGGCTGAAAAGCTCAGGCTACAAAATACTTATAGAAGGTGTTGAAACAGAAAAAGATGTCAAGCTTATAGATAAATTACAGCCCGATTTTGTTCAAGGCTTTTACTATGGGAAGCCTATAGGAGAAATTTGA
- a CDS encoding riboflavin synthase: MFTGLIEEVGFIVSISKAENTRICVKSSLEVKIGDSVSVNGACLTVVKKLDNGFCFDVSPETMIRTNLKYLKPNDPVNLERSMIAGVSRLDGHIVLGHVDFVSNIKSIKNLGEHRELDIYIPSSYKLMVVPKGSIAVDGISLTINYVFEDFIRINIIPHTWENTNLYAKKTGDYVNIETDIIGKYVARYMENYNKSTLDKFMNGLL, from the coding sequence ATGTTTACTGGGCTTATAGAAGAAGTAGGTTTTATAGTTTCAATATCAAAAGCCGAAAATACAAGAATTTGTGTAAAATCCTCTTTGGAAGTAAAAATAGGAGATAGCGTATCTGTAAACGGTGCCTGTCTTACTGTTGTAAAGAAGCTAGATAACGGTTTTTGCTTTGACGTATCACCAGAAACTATGATTAGGACAAATCTTAAATATCTAAAACCCAACGATCCAGTTAATCTCGAAAGGTCTATGATAGCTGGCGTTTCGAGGTTAGATGGTCATATTGTCCTTGGACACGTTGATTTTGTCTCAAATATTAAAAGCATAAAAAATTTAGGAGAGCATAGAGAGTTAGATATATATATACCATCTTCTTATAAATTGATGGTAGTTCCAAAAGGATCAATAGCTGTAGATGGCATAAGTCTTACAATCAACTATGTTTTTGAAGATTTTATAAGGATAAACATAATACCTCACACTTGGGAAAATACGAATCTATACGCTAAGAAAACTGGAGACTATGTAAACATTGAAACAGATATAATAGGTAAATATGTAGCCAGATATATGGAAAATTATAACAAATCAACTCTTGACAAATTCATGAACGGTTTGTTATAA